In Oncorhynchus mykiss isolate Arlee chromosome 1, USDA_OmykA_1.1, whole genome shotgun sequence, the following proteins share a genomic window:
- the LOC110510264 gene encoding kelch-like protein 25, protein MSVSVHENRKSRTSTGSMNISLFHKPSHPDSVLTHLNTLRKQCMFTDVTLWAGDRSFPCHRAVLAACSRYFEAMFSGGLRESLDNEVNFRDSVHPEVLELLLDFAYSSRVIINEENAESLLEAGDMLQFHDIRDAAAEFLEKNLHLSNCLGMMLLSDAHQCKQLYELSWRMCLVHFEALRDTEDFYGLNKDKLLNLILSDELEIEDEHIVFNAVMRWVRYDLDGRRDDLPELLGGIRLALLPSECLIEAVACEELVMSDKRSRQIVEEAMQCKKKILQNDGVVTSPCARPRKAGHTLLILGGQTFMCDKIYQVDHKAKEIIPKSVLPSPRKEFSACAIGCKVYVTGGRGSENGVSKDVWIYDTVHEEWSKGAPMLIARFGHGSAELENWLYVVGGHTAIAGIFPASPSVSLKQVERYDPLTNKWTMMAPLRDGVSNAAVVSAKLKLFVFGGTTIHRDKASKVQCYDPLENRWAIAAECPQPWRYTAAAVLGSQIFIMGGDTEFTAASAYRFDCETNQWSRVGDMTSKRMSCHAVASGNKLYVVGGYFGTQRCKTLDCYDPTSDSWNSITTVPYSLIPTAFVSTWKHLPA, encoded by the coding sequence ATGTCAGTCAGCGTCCATGAAAACCGTAAGTCCCGGACCAGCACGGGCTCCATGAACATCTCACTGTTCCATAAGCCCTCGCATCCAGACAGCGTGCTCACTCACCTCAACACCCTCCGCAAGCAGTGCATGTTCACTGACGTGACGCTGTGGGCGGGGGACCGCTCCTTCCCGTGCCATCGGGCGGTACTGGCTGCATGCAGCCGCTACTTTGAGGCTATGTTCAGCGGCGGGCTCCGTGAGAGCCTGGACAACGAGGTGAACTTCAGAGACAGCGTGCATCCAGAGGTGTTGGAGCTGCTGCTGGACTTTGCCTACTCGTCACGTGTCATCATCAACGAGGAGAACGCAGAGTCGTTGCTGGAGGCGGGAGACATGCTGCAGTTCCACGACATCAGAGACGCTGCTGCGGAATTCCTGGAGAAGAACCTGCACTTGTCCAACTGCCTGGGTATGATGCTACTGTCTGATGCCCACCAATGCAAACAGCTGTATGAGCTCTCCTGGAGGATGTGCCTGGTGCACTTTGAGGCGTTGCGGGACACAGAGGACTTCTACGGCCTCAACAAAGACAAGCTGCTGAACCTGATCCTCAGCGACGAGCTGGAGATCGAAGACGAGCATATCGTGTTCAATGCTGTGATGCGCTGGGTGCGCTACGACCTGGACGGCCGCAGAGACGACCTCCCTGAGCTGCTGGGTGGAATCCGCCTGGCCCTGCTGCCCTCTGAGTGTCTGATTGAGGCGGTGGCCTGCGAGGAGCTGGTGATGTCAGACAAGAGGAGCCGGCAGATAGTGGAGGAGGCCATGCAGTGCAAGAAGAAGATCCTGCAAAACGATGGGGTGGTCACCAGCCCATGTGCCCGGCCCCGCAAGGCAGGCCACACGTTGCTCATCTTGGGAGGACAGACCTTCATGTGTGATAAGATCTACCAGGTGGACCACAAAGCCAAGGAGATCATTCCCAAGTCGGTCTTGCCCAGTCCCAGGAAAGAGTTCAGCGCCTGTGCAATTGGCTGTAAGGTCTACGTGACTGGGGGGAGGGGTTCTGAGAACGGGGTATCCAAGGATGTTTGGATCTATGACACGGTCCACGAGGAGTGGTCTAAAGGAGCTCCCATGTTGATAGCACGGTTTGGCCATGGTTCAGCTGAACTGGAGAACTGGCTGTATGTGGTGGGTGGCCACACTGCCATAGCAGGCATCTTCCCAGCCTCCCCCTCAGTCTCCCTCAAACAGGTAGAGCGGTATGACCCACTCACCAACAAATGGACCATGATGGCGCCGCTCAGAGATGGTGTTAGCAATGCAGCTGTGGTCAGCGCCAAGCTAAAGCTGTTTGTGTTTGGTGGTACCACCATACACAGAGACAAGGCCTCAAAGGTGCAGTGCTACGACCCTCTAGAGAACCGCTGGGCCATCGCAGCAGAATGTCCGCAACCGTGGAGATACACAGCCGCTGCTGTTCTGGGCAGCCAGATCTTCATAATGGGCGGAGACACTGAGTTCACCGCCGCCTCCGCCTACCGCTTTGACTGTGAGACCAACCAGTGGTCTCGTGTTGGGGACATGACTTCTAAAAGAATGAGCTGCCATGCGGTGGCCTCTGGGAACAAACTGTATGTGGTGGGGGGCTACTTTGGGACGCAGCGCTGCAAGACTCTAGACTGTTATGATCCCACGTCTGATAGCTGGAACAGTATAACCACAGTGCCTTACTCACTAATTCCCACTGCGTTTGTAAGCACCTGGAAACATCTACCTGCCTAG